Genomic DNA from Vanrija pseudolonga chromosome 3, complete sequence:
CTCGGCCAGCTTCCAAGCTCGCGTAGGTGCCAGGAGTCCGGCCACACCTAACCTCACAGACATtcccctcgtcctcttcaCGTCCAACCTCATCGGCATGACCTTCGCTCGCAGCCTGCACTACCAGTTCCACGCGTGGTACTTCCACCAGCTGCCACTGCTGCTctacctcggcggcggctggggcgagcCTGTTCTCATGTGAGCTAAGCTGATGTGGTCATCGTGAACgagctcacaccacagccTCGGCTTCATTGCCCTCCTGGAAAAGGCGTGGCTTACGTACCCGTCcaccccgcgcagctcgctGGCCATGTTAGCGGTccacctcgtcatcctcgccggACTATGGTTCAAGggacctcgcccgcccgtcgtGGCGCCACTTGCCAAGCGAAAGTAGTCGACGCAGGGGCGACCCCAGAGCACCATCTAGACAACCAATACAAGTATGCATATGATAGAGCAAGTGGCAGAAGCACCAAGATGTTCACCGCGCCTACCCATCAGCGTTCCTCAGCTCGGGCGGGATGTATCTCAGCCCAACATGCGCGAAGATTTCTCGCTCCGAGCCAAAGTTGATCTCCTCGTTAGTCTTGGCGTTAATCAACCCCGCGCGGAACTTGAGGCCTCTGCTCATCGTCAGTCATCACCTTCGCACACACGCACCTAGCCTCGACATAGCGCCGAAAGTCGCGCTCGAACATCATGCTCCCCGACCAGCtgagcacggcggcggcgtaccgCTCTGGCGGGGCGCAGatgaggtcgacgcgccggtggagcggggcggggttgtccgccgagggcgggaggcggaggaTGACGAACGCCTTGTCGAGGTTATCAAAGTTGCCCGGATGCGAGTGGagcggtgtggtgtggtcGAGCGTGGACACGTCTTCGTGTCAGTGCGGTGCTGGGCAACACTCACGGAGCACATGCGTCACGATGCCCAGCGCCGCTAGCCGCGCATACAGTCTTCTGAGCAGGCGCGCATCGAGCCCCTCCCTCGGCGGGCGGAAGATGACGTCCACGTCGTTGGATCTCGGTTTGCCGCGGCGATACCTTGCGTCAGCCGGCACGGACTCCAAACCCACCCGCCACAGATGGTCTGCTCGCAGCCAGGACACAGCGCCTCAAGCTGCTCGGCAACACACGCGCCGatctcctcgacctcggagcGGGGTATActcgcgtcgagctcgtcccgCAGCCCAAGCCAGTCCatgacgacctcgccgcgggtCATCGTCCCGCTGATCCGGCGGAGGTCGCGCGCCCGCAGCTCCTTCGCCgagagctcgtcgtccgccgGCGTGTCGTGGCAGTAGTGGGCTTGCACGTCTGCCAGCGTGCGGCACCCCTTCTTGTCGTAGAGGTCTGCTGCGGTCGGCCGGCCGATCGTGTAGATTGTCGAGAAGGTGCGGAGCGCCTTGAAGCGCGCTGATTTCAGGATGGCCTCGCTctccgccacggcgccagTGGAAAGATACTCGTCgatctggggtcagcgctAGCGCTGCGCGCAGACGTACTCGCGACGCGACCTTATCCCCTACGCCGTTGAGCTGGCGCGCGTCCTTGCCTGACGTGAagcggcgtggcgcggctGATGTCAGTGTGTTCTGGCGCCAAACGTACA
This window encodes:
- the POLM gene encoding DNA-directed DNA/RNA polymerase mu, whose product is MLRPPLRPSASSSSSVSVSRSPSQAPASIVPLFAELTFYVVPAKLEGRIVAVYAQIDALGGQRTARAEDADYVLTALHGIPRLERVLGRNLAALNLLRIEFVADTYARCVSPATFPRLPKWDEYRIATTRRKRSPSVELLDGPSPAKKPKVVAAAEDGAAGSGFGDWDAAQPPDVAPYSAAMPFKDIPKLACERPCPLTCPNQDIIDAIKPIFEEREYDEPDQLNSNVLSYRRSMSNTLTSAAPRRFTSGKDARQLNGVGDKVASRIDEYLSTGAVAESEAILKSARFKALRTFSTIYTIGRPTAADLYDKKGCRTLADVQAHYCHDTPADDELSAKELRARDLRRISGTMTRGEVVMDWLGLRDELDASIPRSEVEEIGACVAEQLEALCPGCEQTICGGYRRGKPRSNDVDVIFRPPREGLDARLLRRLYARLAALGIVTHVLHVSTLDHTTPLHSHPGNFDNLDKAFVILRLPPSADNPAPLHRRVDLICAPPERYAAAVLSWSGSMMFERDFRRYVEARGLKFRAGLINAKTNEEINFGSEREIFAHVGLRYIPPELRNADG